A window of Phoenix dactylifera cultivar Barhee BC4 unplaced genomic scaffold, palm_55x_up_171113_PBpolish2nd_filt_p 001073F, whole genome shotgun sequence contains these coding sequences:
- the LOC103705344 gene encoding pentatricopeptide repeat-containing protein OGR1, mitochondrial: MAHLESLLQRCSKLSHIKQLHAHLLVTGLFPISASFRSRLIELCAVASFGDLHYALAMFRSTPRSAAATNDWNAAIRGLAAGPEPAAALLLFAHEMLPLAPPRPDALTLSFAIRAAARLSALPPTRQLHSLLLRLGLAADVRLATTLLDAYAKATDLPSAHQVFSEMTLRDVATWNALISGLALSDRPPDALALFRRLSSSPDPSDPAPNDGTIVAALSACAQLGSLRDGAAVHDYARARGLDADVRVRNALLDMYAKCGAVDRAAAIFRATPEKSLVSYNAIIMGLALHGRGAEALHLFDEMLRSTDLEPDAVTYLAVLCGCTHAGLVDEGLRVFRSMRVRPTMKHYGSVVDLLGRAGRLTEAYGVVESMPFEPDVVLWQTLLGACRTHGEVDLAERVSQKLFEMGSNGCGNYVLLSNVYAANRRWSDVGRVREAMKSHDVKKIPGISTTEIEGVVHTFYNGDKEHERWREIYRALDEIGARIKALGYVPDTSNVLHDIGDEDKENALCQHSEKLALAFGLISTPVGAPIQVMKNLRICGDCHTVAKLISRAYDRVIIVRDLARFHRFEGGDCSCRDYW; encoded by the coding sequence ATGGCCCACCTGGAGTCCCTCCTCCAGCGATGCTCCAAGCTCTCCCACATCAAACAGCTCCACGCCCACCTCCTCGTCACCGGCCTCTTCCCAATTTCCGCCTCCTTCCGCTCCCGTCTCATCGAGCTCTGCGCCGTCGCATCCTTCGGCGACCTCCACTACGCCCTCGCCATGTTCCGCTCCACCCCCCGCTCCGCCGCCGCAACCAACGACTGGAACGCCGCCATCCGCGGCCTCGCCGCCGGCCCTGAACCCGccgccgccctcctcctcttcgcCCACGAGATGCTCCCCCTCGCCCCACCTCGCCCCGACGCCCTTACCCTCTCCTTCGCCATCCGCGCCGCTGCCCGCCTCTCCGCTCTCCCTCCCACCCGCCAGCTCCactccctcctcctccgtctCGGCCTCGCCGCCGACGTCCGCCTCGCCACCACCCTCCTCGACGCCTACGCCAAGGCCACCGACCTCCCCTCCGCCCACCAGGTCTTCTCCGAGATGACTCTCCGCGACGTCGCCACCTGGAACGCCCTCATCTCAGGCCTCGCCCTCTCCGACCGCCCCCCCGACGCCCTCGCCCTCTTCCGCCGCCTCTCTTCCTCCCCCGATCCCTCCGACCCCGCCCCCAACGACGGCACCATCGTCGCCGCCCTCTCCGCCTGCGCCCAGCTAGGCTCCCTCCGCGACGGTGCCGCCGTCCACGACTACGCCCGCGCCCGCGGCCTCGACGCCGACGTCCGCGTCCGCAACGCCCTCCTCGACATGTACGCCAAGTGCGGCGCCGTCGACCGCGCCGCTGCCATCTTCCGCGCCACCCCGGAGAAGTCCCTCGTCTCCTACAACGCCATCATCATGGGCCTTGCGCTGCACGGCCGCGGGGCCGAGGCGCTCCACCTGTTCGACGAAATGCTCCGCTCCACCGACCTCGAGCCGGATGCGGTCACGTACCTCGCCGTCCTATGCGGGTGCACCCACGCCGGACTAGTAGACGAAGGCCTCCGCGTGTTCCGGTCCATGCGGGTCCGGCCCACCATGAAGCACTACGGTTCGGTGGTCGATctgctgggccgggccgggcggcTGACGGAGGCTTACGGCGTGGTCGAATCCATGCCGTTCGAGCCAGACGTAGTTCTGTGGCAGACGTTGCTCGGGGCGTGCCGGACCCACGGGGAGGTCGATCTGGCCGAACGCGTGTCGCAGAAGCTCTTCGAGATGGGATCCAACGGTTGTGGGAACTACGTACTGCTATCCAATGTCTATGCGGCCAATAGACGGTGGTCCGATGTTGGGAGAGTCCGTGAGGCCATGAAGAGCCACGACGTTAAGAAGATACCGGGGATCAGCACGACGGAGATTGAAGGCGTGGTTCATACGTTTTACAACGGTGATAAGGAGCACGAGAGGTGGAGGGAGATATACCGAGCGTTGGATGAGATCGGGGCGAGGATTAAGGCTTTGGGATACGTGCCGGATACTAGCAACGTGTTGCATGATATCGGAGACGAGGACAAGGAGAACGCGTTGTGTCAGCATAGTGAGAAGCTTGCTCTGGCATTTGGTTTGATCAGCACTCCAGTTGGTGCACCAATACAGGTGATGAAGAACCTTAGAATATGTGGGGACTGTCATACAGTGGCAAAGCTGATATCGAGGGCCTATGATCGGGTGATCATTGTCAGGGATCTGGCAAGGTTCCACCGGTTTGAAGGTGGGGATTGCTCGTGCAGGGATTATTGGTGA